From one Melospiza melodia melodia isolate bMelMel2 chromosome 4, bMelMel2.pri, whole genome shotgun sequence genomic stretch:
- the LOC134417261 gene encoding uncharacterized protein LOC134417261 isoform X6: MHSPPLWRGRLQLLVLPAPPAPRVAGDSPGERDAWSHLRCCELGMASTWQKTQEFYNWILESGDPRTDPWPLVYSPLPVTLIFTSYLFMVALGPSCMRQRQQLELRALLLTYNLAMVALSSYMFYEFLVTSVLANYSYLCQPVDYSQTDGKSVLVVLLLQSHRAAGYGFLNSAQETRAGDFSARVPSRLYALQLVVRGQICAWRTSLLCWDAELLCPHLHVRLLCPGQPGTADAPAPVVEALPDHPAAVPVCGHCCSFLLQPLHRVPVP; encoded by the exons ATGCACTCACCTCCTTTGTGGAGAGGAAGGCTGCAGCTCCTTGTCTTGCCGGCTCCACCTGCACCACGAgtggctggggacagccctggagaaAGGGATGCTTGGAGCCACTTGCGCTGCTGCG AGCTTGGGATGGCTTCAACTTGGCAGAAAACTCAGGAATTCTACAACTGGATTCTTGAAAGTGGAG ATCCAAGGACAGACCCGTGGCCACTGGTTTACTCCCCACTTCCAGTCACCCTGATCTTCACCTCCTACCTCttcatggtggcactgggaccgTCCTGCatgcggcagcggcagcagctggagctgagggctctgctcctcacctACAACCTGGCCATGGTGGCGTTATCGAGCTACATGTTTTATGAG TTTCTGGTCACTTCAGTCTTGGCTAACTACAGCTACCTGTGCCAGCCAGTGGATTACAGCCAGA CAGATGGCAAGAGTGTGTTGGTGGTTCTTCTTCTCCAAAGTCATCGAGCTGCTGGATACG GTTTTCTTAATTCTGCGCAAGAAACAAGAGCAGGTGACTTTTCTGCACGTGTACCATCACGGCTCTATGCTCTTCAACTGGTGGTCAGGGGTCAAATATGTGCCTGGAGGACAAG CCTTCTTTGTTGGGATGCTGAACTCCTTTGTCCACATCTTCATGTACGGCTACTATGCCCTGGCCAGCCTGGGACCGCGGATGCGCCAGCACCTGTGGTGGAAGCGTTACCTGACCATCCTGCAGCTG